The following coding sequences lie in one Rhinolophus ferrumequinum isolate MPI-CBG mRhiFer1 chromosome 16, mRhiFer1_v1.p, whole genome shotgun sequence genomic window:
- the SYNPO2L gene encoding synaptopodin 2-like protein isoform X2: METFEPISQEPFSQASFDKASGQVPAVQDPFYAELQRAESLQEKSVKEAKTKCRTIASLLTAAPNPHSKGVLMFKKRRQRAKKYTLVSFGAVAGTGTVEEEDGVPPTSESELDEEAFSDARSLTNQSDWDSPYLDMELARPGSGAAEGPGSGLGGHLSEASGRGVQLFEQQRQRTASSTQEPAQDGPAAMLNGKGLQSPPRAQSAPPEAVVLPSSPSPVPLSSSRPLLLGGGAPTPAPSIFNRSARPFTPGLQGQRPGTTSVIFRPLAPKRANESLGGLSPVPPPFLSSPQGPTPQPNFTSGVPSHMPASSSSSTPRSSGPMTATSSLYIPAPNRPVTPGGAPEPPALPSAAAMTSTASIFLSTPLRPAARPEAPSPGPAGPELPSAREQRISVPAARTGILQEARRRGTRKQMFRPGNEETKNSPNPELLSLVQNLDEKPRAGGAESGPEEDALSLGAEACNFMQPPGGRSYKTPPHVTPKTPPPMAPKTPPPMTPKTPPPVAPKPPSRGFTDGLVNGATPSAGIPEPPRLQGRGGELFAKRQSRADRYVVEATPSPGLGPRPRSPSPTPSLPPSWKYSPNIRAPPPIAYNPLLSPFFPQAARTLPSKAQSQGPRATPKQGIKALDFMRHQPYQLKTAMFCFDEVPQTPGPTSSGPPKTARVQEIRRFSTPAPQPTAEPLAPTVLAPRAATTLDEPIWRAELASAPVLSPAPPPESPRGLGASPSSCSFQVARPRFSATRTGLQAHVWRPGAGHH; this comes from the exons ATGGAGACGTTTGAGCCCATCAGCCAAGAGCCCTTCAGCCAAGCAAGTTTTGACAAAGCCTCAGGCCAAGTTCCTGCAGTCCAGGACCCATTCTATGCAG AACTGCAACGGGCAGAGAGCCTCCAAGAGAAGAGTGTGAAGGAGGCCAAGACCAAATGCCGGACGATTGCATCCCTGCTAACTgcagcccccaacccccattcCAAGGGGGTGCTTATGTTTAAGAAAAGACGGCAGAGAGCCAAGAAATACACCTTAGTGAGCTTTGGGGCTGTGGCTGGGACAGGCACTGTGGAGGAAGAAGACGGGGTCCCTCCTACCAGTGAGTCCGAGCTGGACGAGGAGGCCTTTTCCGACGCCCGCAGCCTCACCAACCAGTCCGACTGGGACAGCCCCTATCTGGACATGGAGCTGGCCAGGCCAGGCTCAGGTGCTGCAGAGGGTCCGGGCTCAGGGCTGGGAGGGCATCTGAGTGAGGCCTCTGGGCGAGGGGTCCAGCTCTTTGAACAGCAGCGCCAGCGCACAGCCTCCAGCACCCAGGAGCCGGCACAGGATGGTCCAGCAGCCATGCTCAACGGGAAGGGCCTGCAGTCACCACCTCGCGCCCAGAGTGCTCCTCCGGAGGCGGTTGTGCTCCCATCCAGCCCTTCACCGGTCCCTCTCTCCAGCTCCAGACCCTTACTCCTAGGTGGTGGAGCCCCTACCCCAGCTCCAAGCATCTTTAACCGGTCAGCCAGGCCTTTTACCCCGGGCTTACAAGGTCAGCGGCCAGGTACCACCTCGGTTATTTTCCGGCCCCTGGCCCCCAAGAGAGCGAATGAAAGCCTGGGAGGGCTCAGTCCTGTCCCACCGCCTTTCTTGTCCTCTCCTCAGGGGCCCACCCCTCAGCCCAACTTCACCTCAGGGGTTCCCAGCCATATGCCAGCCTCCAGTTCCTCCAGCACCCCACGCTCTTCGGGCCCCATGACGGCCACCAGCTCTCTGTATATCCCAGCCCCTAATCGTCCTGTTACGCCAGGCGGAGCCCCTGAGCCCCCCGCTCTCCCTAGCGCAGCTGCCATGACCTCCACCGCTTCTATCTTCCTGTCGACGCCCCTGCGACCCGCTGCGCGCCCAGAGGCGCCCTCCCCAGGCCCCGCGGGCCCTGAGCTTCCCAGCGCTCGGGAGCAGCGCATCTCTGTGCCAGCTGCTCGCACCGGCATCCTACAGGAGGCCCGACGTCGGGGGACCCGGAAGCAGATGTTCCGGCCGGGAAACGAGGAGACGAAGAACTCTCCCAACCCGGAGCTGTTATCGCTGGTGCAGAACCTGGATGAAAAACCCCGGGCAGGGGGTGCTGAATCTGGTCCAGAGGAGGATGCTCTGAGCCTCGGGGCTGAAGCCTGCAACTTCATGCAGCCACCAGGGGGCAGGAGTTACAAGACCCCGCCTCACGTGACACCTAAAACCCCGCCTCCAATGGCTCCCAAAACCCCGCCCCCTATGACTCCTAAGACTCCACCCCCAGTGGCTCCTAAACCCCCATCTCGAGGGTTCACTGATGGGCTGGTGAATGGGGCTACCCCGTCTGCTGGAATCCCTGAGCCACCAAGGCttcagggcaggggtggggagctgTTTGCCAAGCGGCAGAGCCGAGCAGACAGGTATGTGGTGGAAGCTACACCTAGTCCTGGCCTCGGCCCTCGACCCCGAAGCCCTTCTCCTACTCCCTCACTGCCCCCTTCCTGGAAATACTCACCCAACATACGTGCCCCACCTCCTATAGCTTACAACCCTCTGCTCTCACCGTTTTTTCCCCAAGCTGCCCGAACTCTCCCTAGTAAGGCCCAATCCCAGGGGCCTCGGGCAACTCCCAAACAGGGAATCAAGGCTCTGGATTTCATGCGGCACCAGCCCTACCAACTTAAAACTGCCATGTTCTGTTTTGATGAGGTTCCCCAGACTCCTGGTCCCACCTCCTCAGGGCCCCCCAAAACTGCCCGAGTGCAGGAGATCCGGCGATTTTCCACTCCAGCACCTCAGCCAACTGCAGAGCCCCTGGCCCCCACTGTGCTTGCTCCCCGAGCAGCCACTACATTAGATGAGCCCATCTGGAGGGCAGAGCTGGCCTCAGCCCCTGTCCTTAGCCCAGCGCCTCCTCCAGAGTCTCCCAGGGGTCTTGGGGCCTCCCCTAGCTCCTGTAGCTTCCAGGTAGCCAGGCCTCGGTTTTCAGCCACCAGAACAGGATTGCAGGCTCATGTGTGGAGGCCTGGGGCAGGCCACCACTGA